ACGCGATTACGAAATTTGGCGGGAGTCAAGGAAGTGGATTTTGTTTCCAAGGAACAGGCCCTGGAGAAGATTAAAGAAAATTTCTCCGATCGCCGCGGGGTGCTGGAAGCGATCAAGGGACAAAATCCTTTGCCTGATGTTTATCGGGTGAAGATGCAAAAACCCGAGCAGGTTAAGCCAGCGGCCCAGGAGATAGAGACCATGTTTGGAGTGGACAAGGTTAAATATGGCCAGGGTGTAGTAGAAAAGCTGTTTGCTATTACTAACTGGGTTCGAGTGGCCGGTTCAGTCTTGATCGGACTCCTGTCCCTGGCGTCAGTCTTTCTGATTTACACTACTATTCGGTTGACTGTTTTCGCCCGCCGCAAGGAAATCAATATCATGAAATACCTGGGGGCAACCAACTGGTTTATCAAATTGCCATTTGTTCTGGAAGGGCTGGTAATCGGGCTGATTGGGGCCGGAGTAGCTGTGGGAATTCTTTATTTTTCCTATACCTCTTTGCTGGAAACGGTAACTGTTTCCCTGCCCACCTTGCCCCTGACCCGGGACTGGCGGCAGCTGGCCCTGGTGTTTGAGGGCCTGCTGGGAGCAGGGGTTTTACTGGGGGTGTCAGGTAGCTTTATAGCTGTTCGCCGCTATCTACATGTCTGATGGGGGAGGGATTAAATTGCGTCGTCTGGTTTCGTTACTGCTAATATCCGTACTGACTCTTACTACGGTAAGCAGTGCTTTTGGGGCTGACAGCAGCCGCAGTCGGGAGCAAAAGGCCATCAAGGAACTTAATAAAATCAGGGCCCAGAAAAAGACATTAGAAAAGAGAAAGGATGCCACTGAAGAAGAAATCAAACGCCTGGCCGATGCTATCGACCGGGTTAAATCGGAAATAGATAATCTCCAGGAAGATATTCAGGCCAAGGAGAAGACTATCCGGACGCTGGAAGAGCAGATAGCGGCAGCGGAAGAGGAGCTGGCTCAGGCCAACCAGGAACTGAATGAACAGGTGGAACAGCTTAACAACCGCTTGCGGGACCTTTATGAAAACGGGGCGGTCAGCTATCTGGAAGTGCTACTATCCGC
The DNA window shown above is from Carboxydocella sporoproducens DSM 16521 and carries:
- the ftsX gene encoding permease-like cell division protein FtsX — protein: MKIRTMGYLAGEAMVSLRRNAWLAAASAGTVAIALLILGAALLVVLNTNSVATHLESQVEISVIVKKDLPREQVEELGTRLRNLAGVKEVDFVSKEQALEKIKENFSDRRGVLEAIKGQNPLPDVYRVKMQKPEQVKPAAQEIETMFGVDKVKYGQGVVEKLFAITNWVRVAGSVLIGLLSLASVFLIYTTIRLTVFARRKEINIMKYLGATNWFIKLPFVLEGLVIGLIGAGVAVGILYFSYTSLLETVTVSLPTLPLTRDWRQLALVFEGLLGAGVLLGVSGSFIAVRRYLHV